AACTCACAAGGCTCAACTTGGCACTTGGTAGGTAGATCACATAGCGGCCCTGTAGCCAAAGGTTCCCGCTTGTCTTTTTTCCCAATCAACTCACAATGCTAGAGTTCATTCTTGAAGTGCTGGAGGCCGGGTTGGCATGGAAAGCCGACTGTCTGCTACTAGATCCTTCGAGCAGTTTCACCGATAGAGAAGAGGGACCAGTGGCACCAATGGAGTCTCCTAGACAAAGCTTCGACATGCCAACAAGTTCGTCCACGTTTATCGGGCTCTTCGAGTGAACCGCCATGGGCTTGAGCACTTCATGCATCTCCTTGGTCGAGTTGTCCGCCCCGAACCCAGTTGTCCACAAGGGGAACGAATACGGGAAGAATGGCGAAAAGTAGGCCGGATATATCATCGGATAAGAGGGCTGCGATTGCAAAATATCCGGCTTTGGCAGGGCTGAGTCTCCGGCGTTCGAGTTGGTGGAGTCCATAGATTCACATTCTTCGTCAACAACAGGCGGCGGAGGCTGCAAGGCATCATCTGCTTCTGTTTCCGGCCGTTGCTCATTGACAGCAAAGAAGTCCCTTGATCCGATTGGCACATCAACCGCCTGCAATGTAAATGGAAATGAATAGCATGAATATGCACTAATAATGCATAGGCGAAAAAAGGTGACGGCAACGAAAatatcaagaaacaaaaaattttgggaatatCTGGATTTCATGAACATCCAcaaataaggaaagaaaagcCAAACTCAATTCACGCAATCTATTTTGAGGAATTAAACCGGACTTGGGGATGAACATATGCATGTACAACAGGTTCTGATCTAGATAATGCAATACATTATGATACTAACTTCCTCTGCCACGATATCAAACAGACTCGAGCGTCGTTTTCTCCTTGTCACGTTAGATTGCCTGATGAAGTACTTCTGAGCATGGCTCGCCACTTGTGTCGGTGTCCTTGAAATGACGTAGTTGCGAGAAATCCCACGCCAATCACCTTTCCCGAGCTTTTGCAGACCCAACAGAAACATTCTGTGCTCCTCTTCAGTCCAAGGAACACCTGCATCACAAACTATATTTTCAACGAATCTCGAAAGCAAATGTGTATCGTGAACACATTAATCTAGGACTTAGAAACCTTATCAGTTCCCGACAAAACCTTAGATATCAGCATAGTAATGATTGATCACAAATTGGATAAACAAACTGCTCTGTCATCCAATAGAAACAGGAATGCCATCTCAACGACCAAGTCAATTTGGCTAAAAAAAGCTCACGATATCATTCGAGTGTGAGACAAGTTTCCCATCCTTATTTCAAGGACAGGCTTCTTCAGAACTTCACAATGCATACAAGCTCATCGACCAACCGATCACTCAGTACGATTATCTCTGGTAGATCAACGATGGAACCTCTCGCAAATTCACACATCAAAACAACTGCGATTATTTAATCGAAGTGCCGCATTGATTTGGCAATCACATTAAAGACAGACCCTTCCCCCAATGATGTGGCACGTGACAACCATCCGATGTCCTCCCCGAAAATGGGAAACTGGAACATATTGAGGCAGCTAAAATCCCAGTCATCAACAAAAATTAAGACTTAGCACCTCATGATCCCATCAGCAGCGAGCAACAAATCCACGTCATCATCAATCCAACAGCTTTCAAACTGTATCGAGCAAACCTTCCTACATCACCGTCTAACCCTAACCAAAACATGCGAAATCCCAAAACCCCTTTTTTCGCTGAGTACCAAAACTTCCGTCAATAACCCAACAACAATCAAACAAAACCAATCAATAAACATCAAACGATCACAACTGAAGCCATCACCTTTCTTTCTCTCGCGACTCGAAGACGACCCGGGAACGAAATCCTCGGAGGCGTAGCCGTCGCCGTGATCCGGGCCCTCACCGGGCGAGCCCGGGGTGTTGCCTCCGCCCGCCGGGCCTGAGCCGGCGCAGTGGCTGAGATTGCCCATGCTGGCGCTCTTCCGGATCGACCCGTCGGTCAATCTGACTCCGAACAGCTTGACCCCGCGGTTGGGGCAGGTCCTGGAGTTATGCCCATTGTGGCTGCAATGAGAGCAACGCCGGGTCATGGGTAAAATTTCTCCGGGTCGAATGCTTGATTGGGTTTGGGGTAGTGAAAAGAGGATTAAGGTCTGGTCGGGGATCTGAACTCGAGCTCGATTTGGGATCTGAGATTTTGGTGCGAGCTCACAcgatctgagagagagagaggggtttttAGGGTTGATTCTTTGTGTCTCTgctgtgcttcttcttcttcagcttttCGCAGACcagacagagaagagagagagagagagagagagagagagagccacaaCAACGAACGGAGACATCATGTCCATAATATTTAGGTTTTTCTGTCagataaaaatgaaatgggCGATGATCTGCTGTTGTCGTACTACGGTGCACCCCGTTCTCTACGGTTACGCTGAGCCGTTGATCCGCTGACTCTTCTGGGAAAAAGCTGCTTGACTTGAGaaccttcattttcttcttccttttttggcgGAAATTATCCACGGAAAAATTGAGCTTAGTAAATAGTGCGGTCGCTTTAATCGAAGTTTTAATTTAGTTAAGACATAGATGTTATATCCTCTGTATCAAATTGTCATATCTCCTAAATTTGGAAAAAGCTAAGACAAAACTTGCAATAACATACATTTTCAAATGACGCACGACCCGAGCATCAACCTCGGCGAGTGCAGACATTCTTAATCCCCGAACACGATACAATCACAAACATTATTCAAATAGCATCGACGAAAGGAGGTAgcaatcaaaaaagaaaagtagagaaaaaaaaaagacggagGCATGCCACGTGGACGGCAAGGGTGAACTCAATAATAATACCAATGCCATCTCCTAAAGGGTCTACTGACGTGGAAGCTTTCAGGACACAAATTGGTAAGAAGGTATAGTTTTGGGTGCGTTGGAATCCCCTTCTTCTTTAGAGGATATCTATAACCATGTCGAGCAAAGCGTAATAAGATTATAATATCTTATCCAccttatccaaaaataaaaataaaataaaaaatttacagACTTATCTCGCAAGATCAGGGGGGCCCCACCTTCGAGTCAAGCACGAATCCCACGTTTCTCTCGGGTCGTAGGAACATCTTCGACGGTCCAGATTTCCTTGGTGGAGCTGCGTGGTCGGATTCTTTGCTTTGTCCGTTTGCGCACCAACTCTGTACATCTAACCGCGTGAAACGCCGGTAACATCAAACGGGTTTAAAAGCTAGAGTCCATCGGAAGTCCGGCACGTCGCGCAGCATGCAGTTCTTCCCCCATTTTTAGCGGTCAATTTGGAACTCGATCCGCCGAAACTAGGATCCGGCGATtctcgacccgacccgacccgacgcACAATTAAATAGGTTTGGATTTGACGCAAGCGGATCAATTTCGATTGACCTacttaacattttttttttgtcataaccTACTTAACATGTTTAGACATGCATGAATATGTTTAAATTGACGTGTCATTTATTTCCACGCGACACAATTAGACTCATTTTAGCTTGTTTAGTACTTGTACTTAATGACATTTTTATGCTTATAAATAACACAGAcgtccccaaaaaaaaaaaataataatgggaCTGTTTCGTTGGAATTGCTCCGCGATAAAATATCTTTTTATCGAAATTcgtactctaatttttttaaatatgataaagggtcttgtgatgattttggacAAGCGAGATCTAGATAGTCAGAAAATCAACGCACAAAGTTTGCAAAGATTCCAGTGGAGTTACATAAATATTGTCTCGACTAGAGTTTAACTCGATAGAGAGACTCTACAAGTACAAATCTAAATGAATCGATATATatgaaattgaaatgaaatatataaatatagacCAAATTGGACACCTACTGACCTTCTTTCAATCTTGTGGAGGATGCCCGTATCGTCCGCGTTCCACTCACTTTCGGCCTATTCTCGGGCTTACTCCGGCCCTATCTGTCTCGACCGTCTTCTTGCAAGGAATTCGTGGTGGCCACCTTCGAATATTTTGTCACTCTTTGAAAAGATCGTGGATCCTCCTCAGCAGGATTATTTCTTGGCGGCGCCCATGTTAATAGTCATTTTGATGATCTTGTCAGCACCCTCACATGCTCCGCACGTGCCTTTCTCGATTTCAGAGGGAACAGTTACTTCCCACGTGTCCGTCACGTGTATCGATTCTTCACGTGTTATGCTCGAGTGTCGATTCCTCACGTGCCATGCACATGTGCCGATTCCTCATAGTGTCTTACTCGTC
The sequence above is drawn from the Rhodamnia argentea isolate NSW1041297 chromosome 9, ASM2092103v1, whole genome shotgun sequence genome and encodes:
- the LOC115736847 gene encoding transcription factor KUA1, encoding MTRRCSHCSHNGHNSRTCPNRGVKLFGVRLTDGSIRKSASMGNLSHCAGSGPAGGGNTPGSPGEGPDHGDGYASEDFVPGSSSSRERKKGVPWTEEEHRMFLLGLQKLGKGDWRGISRNYVISRTPTQVASHAQKYFIRQSNVTRRKRRSSLFDIVAEEAVDVPIGSRDFFAVNEQRPETEADDALQPPPPVVDEECESMDSTNSNAGDSALPKPDILQSQPSYPMIYPAYFSPFFPYSFPLWTTGFGADNSTKEMHEVLKPMAVHSKSPINVDELVGMSKLCLGDSIGATGPSSLSVKLLEGSSSRQSAFHANPASSTSRMNSSIVS